The window ATGCATCTACTGGTTCATACATCTTAAAACTTGGAGACCACCTGACCACAGTGTGTACACTGCAACACACTAAGGAAAACTTTAAATATGAAAAATTTTTAGAGATCTTACATCATCAGTGTCTTTGACTCGAAGAATCTGTTCTCTTAGATCCTGTAAATCATTAAATGTAGATTGAGCTGTGATGGAATATACTAATGCAAAACCTTGTCCGTTTTTCATGTATAGATCTCTCATCGCTGTAAACTGTTCCTGTAATTACAAAAAAGACAGAGATGTTGCATTCAATTTGCATTTTACTTGCAAAAACTGCTATAAACTTTAGGTCTAGTTTATAAAAACTACAGTAATTTCACTGGAGAGAAGTACAGTAGAAGGTACACTGTAATCTGTAGATTACAGAAGCTAAACTGCTCCTGAACCTCTCCTAACACACCAACATTTTCTCCATATCCTGATAGTTCCTTAAAATGGATCATAAAGTGAATGCATCCCTTTTCACGTCCAATTTTGTAGTCTAGGAAATTTCCCATTAAATTCTACATTAATTTTCAAGGAGATGGACTAGAGGATGGAGACACTCAATAGACTTGTCACATTTCCATGACTTCAGGGCCACCTATGATATTGCATATAAAGACTTGCTGGTGCACTCTTACCAGCACAACTGTAGAATGGCACGTGCCTCTTTCGCATTGGTGACTGGCTATGTGGTGCCTGATCAATCACTCCCTGTCCCTTGCTGTATGCCAGATGAAAAGTGCCATTTATTGCTAGAAAACATCCACTCCTTCTTACTGTATATTTACAGAGTATTAATCTAATAGAGAATTTAAATAAGTTATTATTGTACCAGATTACTGCCACACTTCTGAGAACACACGTTAAACTCCAAGAATCTTGAGCTTAAACTCACTGGAATCAATAAAGGAAATTACTGGTTTCAGTAATATTGGAACTAGTCAGAGCAAAACCTGACCAGTATGCAAAGGGTCAGCATAACCCCTGTGCTTTGAGCTCCTATAAGCTGACAGAAGCAATACTATTTTTATCCCAATGTCACAGTACATctcacacacaaaagaaaaaggacATCAGAAGAAAGCACGTATTCTCTACAGCAACAGAAATCAAATCGAAGTGGCCAGTGGGTCCTAATTTTTTTCTGGGCAACAAACTTAAAACAAGAGCAAAATCTCTTTTAAAATGCTCTATTTCTTTCCCCTGTTACAGAATATGAGCTCATGGGAAGCTTGCAAATAATTTTGTGCTGCGAGACTCAAGTTTACTTTAGAACACACTGTATTATCAGTATTTAGGAAAGTTGTTCTTTACATACCGTTCCTGCAGTATCTAAGATTTCAAGCATACACTGTTGTGCATCTACTTCAACTTGCTGTCAAGAGAGAAAGATATGGTTATAATTTCTCCCCTTGCAACTCTCCCCTCCAAAGACATCAGAAATTGTGTGATTTTTTTATAAGTAAATTCATAATGCATAAAGCAACATAATGGCTTAAGAAGATTGTTTGGATATACACTTTGAAAACAGCAGGAAGAAGCCTTTCAAAGAGCCCTAGTGACATTTTCAAATGCAGTGTCAGCAGCCAACTACCACTTTGCAAAGTGATTAGggatttttgattatttaaaaGGAGGCTGCTAAATTTGTAATGATGGTTATCAGCAACTAGCACATCTAATTTCCACTTGTTTCAGGGATCATCACAGATTGAAAGAAAAGTACAAGTGAAAGCCAGAAAACTAGACTGGCATACTAAGGCTCATTTAATAGTAATTTACATCTACAAGAGAGTAAGTAGTACACAGCAAACAATTAAACAGTCACCACTAAAAGTGGTGTCCCCAAAACAAGCCTTTAGGAACACTAATTAGAAAAGTGACCCAGTTTGGAAAAGTTTGCAAAGAATGGAAGGTTTAAGAAGACAGAAGAATTTCTGTATTCATGCCAGAGTTCCTCTATCTACTGGACATAATCTCAAAGAAATGGCCCTGAGGGCAGCAAAGGACATggaagtgcccccaagctgtttCAAGCAGACTAaccacattttaattttttttttctttcaagctaTTGGTAAACTTCTCTTGTTTCCATTTGCATGTAAAGTTCCTAATTAACAGATTACATCTTCTCCTTTTATGCTCTAGTCACTAGTTTAATCTGCAGCTGTTCTTCTATAACTAGATTTGAGCTGGGGATGGGGAAGAGGAGTATTTCCCCTTTTCTCACACCTCTCCCCTGTCCACTATGGATTGTGATTCCTTAAAAAAATCACTATTTTAACAGGTATTGCTGCTGAAATTATTCAGCTAATTAAGTAACATTTATTAACTTTATGAAGAAATATTTGGGAAGTAAACCAAGGCATAAAGTTTCAAGACTTCAAGCTCAATTATTTAGATGAACAAGTCACATCTCTCAACTTTAAATATTACAAAATTACATTTAACATAAGTGACATAGAATTTCAACTGCCAAAATAATACATTTTGAAGGCAAGAGGCAAGTCAGAATTGTAATCAACAGTGAGAAGGTGAAAATGACTACATAAAATGTTGTCCAGGCTTTAACAAGACTTCAACAATCTGGCTGATTTGAAAAGAAGAATACTCAGAGTTATTACTAGTTATTTCAGGAACAAACCTGAAAGGAATAGTATAAATCTTTAATAGcagcaaaaccaaaaagaaatgtAGTTAGCAAATGGCAAAATTTGTTAAGATGTCATTACTTTTTTAGGCTCCATGGAAACAGTCTTTGGAAAAATTCACCCAGCAAACATCATGATTCTACTATGACCTAAAGAATGTAAATATATAACAAAGGAAACACTTTACTTTAGATCAGCCTGTGAATGTTTTTTGGAGTAATTTACTGGGCCTGACCCATCAAAGTCCTGCACTAAACACTAAGACATGGTCAAAAATTCTGTTTCTCTAATACAGAAGAAGTGTCAACATAGAATTTGGAACTAGTCAGAgcaacattattattattattattgtgtcTTTAACAACAGTTCTAGCTTTGGCTGGAAGCCCCCATACTTCAGATGGACTTGGGTTTTTCCAACATACAGTTTATATAAGGTCAAAGAAAAGAggtttgaaattattattttgttcTCACTAATTCCTGTTCTGTTCAGAAAAGATTCTGGTGACTGTAGGCTGCAACAGTTGTTAATGCACCACCTTTGTTCCAATACAAATGTTGCTCAGTGCTGAAGGAGGAGGTCTTGCAGTTTGCCCATTCTCAGCTAGGGCTTGTCCATCTTGCCTCCCTTGTATAGACACCAATATTTTTGTGGCCACATGAGGAGCAACATCAGAGTATTAATGTACATGAAAAGTAATTCAGCTAAAAAAGACAGCTAGATTAAGAAACTGACACAGCCAAAAATTTATCTCTTGCACTAAATGGTTAATGGTAGCAGTCTGGATATAAATTATCTTAGTCTGGAATCTTAATCGTGGTCTCAGGTAAAACTGAAGAGCGAGCAATATGGAGATTCAAGATGATGCAAGCAGTATCAGACCTTTCAGCCTGTCATGCTGAAGACAGGAAGAGGGAAACTAACAGGCCACTTGCTGTAAATGCTTGTTCATTTATGACAGGCTTGTGTTAACTTATTAATAAAACAACAACCCATCTAATGGAAGCATATCTAGCTATCATTTAAATTCTTATGTGTACAGTATGATAGATGCCAGTGTTCTAAGGGTGTGAAGTTGTTTTTAGCTATTTTTCTAGTAGCAAAGCAGCGTAGTACCTCCAAGACCAAATCTACCTGGAAATACTAACACACAAACAAACTAATAATAAAGATTATAAAATTGAAAAGtggtaatttttaatttttttttgcaatccCTGTTCCCAACTCTCACAATGAACTAACCATTTTTTACTGACTAGCCAGAAAGATACTATGCTTAAACGTTAAAATGTTAGTCTTGAATTATTTCTTTTAAGCAAACTGTAGGAGAACATTTATATTTCAAACTTGTTATCTGGTTTAATATGGCATACCCATTTTCAAGCAGTGAGTCAAATATTTGACAATATGTATTACAGCTCTAACACTAGAGACATCTTTTGTACATACCTTTCTGTAGGAGTCTTCTATCGTAGGATCGTATTTTTCAACAAATATTCCTTGAACAAACTGTACAGTCTGCAACAAAAAAGTTCTTGTAAGATTCTCTTACATAGTGACATTTTGTGAACACTGTACACAAATCACTGTTCTAGGTATATACTCTGTTATCCATAACATTTTTAAAGCAAATCAAACAATTGTCATAACTACAATTGTAAGAAACAACAGAAAGCTAGATCTGTATGCCTATTTAACTGTTAGATGAAGCAATGCTACACTTGCCTTTATCCACCACCACATGGAGGGTAAGAATTAAAGCATGCATCAATTTAAGGTTTGCCTAACTCTTGAAATTAGTATTAGTTTCTAGCTGACCAGGATACAATACATTTGCACagcttttacatttttatttagaACTACTTCATCTTCTGCTACTTATTTGCCAGCACAGGAATTAGTCAAAAAACAACTGCCAGCTTTTACTAGTCTTAACTACACTCAGTAGGCTGTTCCTGTGTACCTAGCACGAAGGATGTTTTTAGCACAAGTCAAAGGGAACTTAAGACTCAATGGCCAAGTCAGAGCAGGCACATTCAAATCCAGAAATGCTGCAGTGAGATAAAGAATTCAAAGGTGAACAAAAATGTTATTTCACAATCTAACATGATTTAAGCTTTTCTTTATGAACTGCTGCACAAGAGAATACTTCTTACTCAGGGGAGTGGGTAAGCTCTGGAGCTTACTTTATGGTAAGATGCACAATTAAACAGAAAGATGCAAAGTTCTCAGGTGGGCTGAGAGCATCGTATTTTGTGAACTTTTTCAATTCTAGGCTAGGTCAGACTAAAGCCTTCTGTAATCATTAAACTGTAAATAGAAGAGCTCATGCATTTTAATAATCTACCTGCCACAGGTATATACCTACTCTCACAGAACGGATACAGCAAACACATTAAGCTTCCCACCAACACACAAATCTGTATTTCTATCTGCATAAAAACATTAGAGCTAAAAACACTATGCAAACAGCATCCTGAAGACCTTTCTAGAGACAGGACTTAGAGGGGCAAGCTAGCTCATATCCTTTGAGAGATTCACAAAGGAGCTTGATTTCCCACAGACTGATAGCCAGTTTATCTGTCGAAACCAGACACCCCCATaatgctgcagctctgcaccTCAGTGCACGAGATGATCAAGCACCATCAACCAAAGCCATACAACAACAGCAGCCTGGGAGAATGCACCAATGGATGCAGATGCACCCAGTAAAGGATCTACCTACTGGCCATGATGCCTCACTGGGCATTACTAACACTTATATTTATTTGTGCACACTTACATAAAGAAATACACATTAGTAGAGAGtgaattagagaaaaaaaatacaataagCCTAAAAAAAACCTTACTTGAACTGCCTCATACTTACCAGAGCAGACTTTCCAACACCTCCAGAACCAAGAACCACTAGCTTGTATTCACGCATGATGCAAGAGATAAATCACCCTCAATACCTAAAACACACAAAACATCAGTGATTAAAACTTGACCTATATGCAGGAGGTACAATAATGACACCACAATCCAGTTCACTAAGCAGGGTTTGATAAAAGTTCCTTAGTTAACTTCTTTAATACAGCAGGTTGTTTTCTAACTGTCAGCTCTTAATGCAGCCACAGTAAAATACTGCAAACCATCAGATAAAGTATTTTCTCTACCTCATTACTGGTTCTCCCATAAATATCAAATAAACCCTACTATACTAAAGCTAACAGTTACTATTCATAAGAAATAATTATCCAAGAGGAGATAGCATGAATTTTAAGCATGAATTTTATCATTCTGAAACACTTAAGCACTAAACAAAGAAGCACAGAGACTTTTACAAGAAAATTAAAACCTCTCCTTTCCAGCAAACAAACACTTCTTAAGAAGACCAGCAGGATCCCAGAAATCACTTTCCAAAAAAATCCCTTCCCTAGTCTGAAAACTGTTAAATGTTCCACTAGATCTATTATGACTTATTTAATGAGTAAGTGGAAGcaattaaaatagtattttgagACTACATCTCTTCTACAAGCTAGATCTGCTTCACTAGCTGGTGTGGCTACCAACAGCAAACTATGGGATCTGTTTGCTCATCTTTATTGGAAACTGAGCCATCAAACCAAAACAAGGTCAGATTTTGGGACATGTCTTTGGGTCATACCGCTCAAAATCCCTCACCACCTCTTGCAGTTGGGCTGGCAATGAGCCAGCAGGACTGTTACTGCTTTCCTGAGCAAGATCTCAGCTCCTTTCCTGCAGGGACTTATGAGATTGAGTTACCCGTTTTCTCCCCTCTCCACCCCTAAAGAAAGATGAAACCCTCCCCAACTAATGAATAATCTACAggccagggaaaagggaaagtgCAAGGATCCAACTGAGGTGCTCGTAAAAGGTAAGCAATGGGAAAGTAAGGTAAGAAACACCCATCTCATCAGCAGTAATTTGACAGCATCTCTGAAATTTCTGAAACACCGTCTGTTAGGTGTTGAGCACAAAAT of the Melospiza melodia melodia isolate bMelMel2 chromosome 4, bMelMel2.pri, whole genome shotgun sequence genome contains:
- the RAP1B gene encoding ras-related protein Rap-1b translates to MREYKLVVLGSGGVGKSALTVQFVQGIFVEKYDPTIEDSYRKQVEVDAQQCMLEILDTAGTEQFTAMRDLYMKNGQGFALVYSITAQSTFNDLQDLREQILRVKDTDDVPMILVGNKCDLEDERVVGKEQGQNLARQWNNCAFLESSAKSKINVNEIFYDLVRQINRKTPVPGKARKKSSCQLL